A single Carnobacterium alterfunditum DSM 5972 DNA region contains:
- a CDS encoding nuclease-related domain-containing protein gives MLLKERTKSVTHRILESLNYRMNLPDEEKIKYENQLKGFAGEKQFDVCMSRSHQSCLILNDLVLTHRDTVFQIDSLLITTDAVYLYEVKNYASSYFYREESFFTESGYKILNPLRQIDRSVTFLYNVMLSLGYRLPIHPLIVFIDPEFNLYSLLPNKLFLFSNQLPKHLNTLSDQNFSITDKQVELGKKLKALHNENYRPDNLPIYHFDQLQKGILCPICFSTSYRDTRQTYFCAACGHKETIISAIERSIVEFRLLFPESLMTTNRIYQWCGAIYSKERIRVILKKNYHRHLSRQMTYYSEK, from the coding sequence ATGCTATTAAAAGAACGAACAAAATCGGTCACCCACCGCATCTTAGAATCTTTGAATTATCGAATGAATTTGCCGGATGAGGAAAAAATAAAATATGAAAATCAATTAAAAGGTTTTGCTGGTGAAAAACAATTTGATGTTTGTATGAGTCGATCTCACCAGTCATGTCTCATATTGAACGATCTTGTTCTGACCCATAGAGATACTGTTTTTCAAATCGATTCCCTTCTCATCACGACTGATGCCGTCTATTTGTATGAAGTTAAAAATTATGCCAGTTCATACTTTTATAGAGAAGAGTCATTTTTCACGGAATCGGGCTACAAAATCCTTAATCCCCTGAGACAAATCGACAGAAGTGTGACCTTTCTTTATAATGTGATGCTTAGTCTAGGGTACCGATTGCCGATACATCCTCTTATTGTTTTTATTGATCCAGAATTCAATCTTTACTCTCTGCTGCCAAACAAACTATTTCTATTTTCAAATCAATTGCCTAAGCACCTTAACACCTTATCTGATCAAAATTTTTCAATCACAGATAAACAGGTGGAACTTGGGAAGAAATTAAAAGCGTTACATAATGAAAATTATCGTCCCGATAATTTACCTATTTATCATTTCGATCAATTGCAGAAAGGAATCTTATGCCCCATTTGCTTCTCAACAAGCTATAGAGATACAAGACAAACTTACTTTTGTGCCGCATGCGGCCACAAAGAAACCATTATAAGTGCCATTGAGCGTAGTATTGTAGAATTTAGACTGCTCTTTCCTGAAAGCTTAATGACGACAAATCGGATTTACCAATGGTGTGGAGCAATCTACTCTAAAGAACGGATCCGCGTGATCTTAAAAAAAAATTACCATCGTCATTTGTCCCGGCAGATGACGTATTATAGTGAAAAGTAG
- a CDS encoding nucleobase:cation symporter-2 family protein, producing MTLLGFQNILTAFGGIVAVPLVISGIAGFGVADTSYMISAALLGSGVVSIIQSKGIGPKWFRVGAGLPTIMGTDFGFVGPANAVINTMGGGIAGYFGGTMMGAVLEISLSYFIKPLMKFFPTAVTGTVISLMGLTLMPVAFDWVAGGVGSANYGSLLNLTIATIVFLIIVILNHYGSSKIGPAAVLIGIVVGYVMCIPLGMVDFGQVTRANWFAMPQLFKYGVSFDLKFAIPFISGYLVTVIETVGVMQTIGVVTETELTDDDIANGVRADGVGSFIGPAIGSGPVATFSQNAGLIPLTRNASRSVAIAAGVLLMLMSFLPKFATLVSIMPMAVLGGAGVLMFGNVAASGVKSLSRVNFDNRNLIIVAAGLGVGLGVAFRPEVVAGLPGILGGLFSSGISAGTIVTLFLNIILKEKPALESETI from the coding sequence ATGACTCTCTTAGGATTTCAAAATATACTGACTGCTTTTGGCGGGATCGTAGCTGTGCCCTTAGTGATCTCTGGTATTGCAGGATTTGGGGTCGCAGATACTTCTTATATGATCAGTGCAGCCTTGTTGGGTTCGGGCGTTGTTTCAATCATTCAATCCAAAGGAATCGGGCCGAAGTGGTTTCGTGTAGGAGCCGGTCTTCCAACGATCATGGGAACCGATTTTGGTTTCGTCGGTCCAGCAAATGCAGTCATCAATACAATGGGTGGAGGGATAGCTGGTTATTTTGGTGGGACCATGATGGGAGCCGTTTTAGAGATCAGCTTAAGTTATTTTATTAAACCTTTAATGAAATTTTTTCCGACAGCCGTAACAGGGACCGTTATTTCACTGATGGGATTAACGTTGATGCCTGTTGCCTTTGATTGGGTAGCCGGTGGAGTAGGATCAGCTAACTATGGTTCACTGCTTAACTTAACGATTGCTACAATTGTATTTTTGATCATTGTTATACTGAATCATTATGGGAGTTCGAAAATCGGGCCTGCAGCAGTACTGATCGGGATCGTTGTTGGTTATGTGATGTGTATCCCGCTTGGAATGGTTGATTTCGGTCAAGTAACTCGAGCTAATTGGTTCGCTATGCCGCAGCTCTTTAAATATGGTGTGAGTTTTGATTTGAAATTTGCTATTCCATTTATCTCAGGCTACTTAGTAACAGTTATTGAAACAGTGGGTGTGATGCAGACTATTGGTGTGGTAACAGAAACCGAATTAACCGATGATGATATTGCAAATGGTGTCCGTGCTGATGGAGTCGGGTCATTTATTGGACCGGCGATTGGGTCAGGCCCGGTGGCGACTTTTAGCCAAAATGCTGGATTGATCCCTTTAACGCGAAATGCCTCTCGCTCAGTTGCGATCGCAGCCGGTGTTCTATTGATGTTAATGAGTTTCTTGCCTAAATTTGCGACACTTGTATCGATCATGCCAATGGCTGTTCTAGGTGGAGCAGGAGTTCTGATGTTCGGCAACGTAGCCGCGTCTGGCGTGAAATCATTGTCTCGTGTGAATTTTGACAACCGCAATCTGATCATTGTCGCTGCCGGATTAGGTGTTGGACTTGGCGTGGCTTTCCGGCCTGAAGTAGTAGCCGGGTTGCCAGGAATTCTTGGTGGATTATTTTCATCAGGGATTTCCGCTGGAACGATCGTTACCTTATTTTTGAACATTATTTTGAAAGAAAAACCAGCACTAGAAAGCGAAACAATTTAA
- a CDS encoding IS3 family transposase codes for MAYELKEEGFKLKDILLVVGIPESTYHYYVKQLKKIDSNQRLKEQIEQLFFQFKERFGYKRITNELKKLGYSVNHKKVYRLMKEMGLKCVKFIRKSRKYNSYKGKVGTIAKNKLNRRFSTSITLQKLVTDVTEFKCTGGEKLYLSPILDLFNSEVIAYGINKRPILDLVMKPLEEAIGMLKEYATVRTTLHSDQGWQYQHNHWVKTLKKNNVFQSMSRKATCADNAAIENFFGILKQEMYHGEKLVSYEELKSRIEEYIEWYNHVRSKAKLAGLSPVEYRIQTSQSAE; via the coding sequence GTGGCATACGAACTTAAAGAAGAAGGATTCAAACTAAAAGATATCCTTCTGGTGGTGGGTATTCCAGAGTCAACCTATCACTATTACGTAAAGCAATTAAAAAAAATAGATAGTAATCAGCGACTAAAAGAACAGATTGAACAACTTTTCTTTCAGTTCAAAGAGCGATTTGGATACAAACGCATTACAAATGAACTGAAGAAACTAGGTTATAGTGTCAATCACAAGAAAGTTTATCGTCTCATGAAAGAAATGGGTTTGAAGTGTGTTAAATTTATTAGAAAATCTCGGAAATATAACTCTTATAAAGGAAAAGTAGGCACTATTGCCAAGAATAAGTTAAATAGACGCTTCTCTACATCCATCACTTTACAGAAGCTCGTCACCGACGTGACAGAGTTTAAATGTACAGGCGGAGAAAAGCTCTACCTTAGTCCTATTCTAGATCTATTTAATAGTGAAGTGATAGCTTATGGAATAAATAAACGACCTATCCTGGACTTAGTGATGAAACCTTTGGAAGAAGCCATCGGCATGCTTAAAGAATACGCCACGGTTCGTACCACTCTTCATTCTGATCAAGGTTGGCAGTATCAGCATAATCATTGGGTCAAAACACTAAAGAAAAATAACGTTTTTCAGAGTATGTCTCGCAAGGCGACTTGTGCAGATAATGCGGCAATAGAAAATTTCTTCGGCATCCTAAAACAAGAAATGTATCATGGGGAGAAATTAGTCAGTTATGAGGAATTGAAATCAAGAATTGAAGAATATATCGAATGGTATAATCATGTTCGATCAAAAGCAAAATTGGCTGGCTTAAGTCCGGTAGAATACCGAATTCAAACCAGCCAATCAGCTGAATAA
- a CDS encoding helix-turn-helix domain-containing protein: MTKYSEEFKLQVVQEYLNGPLGFQLLAKKYALSSTTPLNNWVKAYRKLGLDGLKRKQTKAAYSVQFKVDVLHFIKQTGTSYSDTAITFGMNNPSLIANWNQAFQGKGIEGLKPHPKGRPSMTKKPKKQQLKPGTSADCSRQELEREIELLKLENAYLKKLKAFQKNPDVFLEKHKQQWHTNLKKKDSN, from the coding sequence ATGACAAAATATAGTGAAGAATTTAAGTTACAAGTTGTTCAAGAGTATCTAAACGGCCCTTTGGGCTTTCAATTACTAGCGAAGAAATATGCTCTTTCCTCTACAACTCCCCTTAATAATTGGGTAAAGGCATACCGAAAACTTGGTTTGGACGGTTTAAAAAGGAAACAGACGAAAGCAGCTTACTCTGTTCAATTTAAGGTAGATGTATTACACTTTATAAAACAGACAGGCACTTCTTATTCAGATACAGCCATTACCTTCGGCATGAATAATCCTTCCCTTATCGCAAATTGGAATCAAGCTTTCCAAGGCAAGGGAATTGAAGGCCTAAAACCACACCCAAAGGGGCGTCCTTCAATGACTAAAAAACCAAAAAAACAGCAACTGAAACCAGGCACATCAGCAGATTGTTCTAGACAAGAATTAGAACGAGAAATTGAACTACTGAAATTGGAGAATGCCTATTTAAAAAAGTTGAAAGCTTTTCAGAAGAATCCCGACGTCTTTCTCGAAAAGCACAAGCAGCAGTGGCATACGAACTTAAAGAAGAAGGATTCAAACTAA
- a CDS encoding NADH-dependent flavin oxidoreductase — translation MKPKYDPLFEPFTFASGVKIDNRLIMAPMTTNSSFENGMVTTDEKKYYKRRVAGLGAVVTSCAQVMENGRFAGSLSAASDNRIDSLSKLATTIQDEGPKAILQIFHVGRLGSRRTLRGEQPVSASAVALDVAGAEVPRALSDAEVHELVDAFGQATRRAIQAGFDGIELHGANNYMIQQFFSPHSNRREDHWGGSLEKRMNFPLAVVQAAKKAIQTYAEKPFIFGYRISPEEIKEPGITIDDTLQLVAKLKEQGLDYIHVSTNEWSQGSVRNPAEATPIVQRIQEFVGKDFPIIGVGSIITPDDALETMKLGIPIVAIGRELIVEPDWIQKVKLGNETAIRKKIKPEYRKDLMLPDAMWEYIESRPGWFPIVH, via the coding sequence ATGAAACCAAAATACGATCCATTGTTTGAACCTTTTACATTTGCATCAGGAGTCAAAATCGATAACCGTTTAATTATGGCACCAATGACAACGAATTCTTCCTTTGAAAACGGAATGGTCACAACAGATGAAAAAAAATATTATAAAAGACGTGTTGCAGGTCTAGGAGCTGTCGTGACTTCATGTGCTCAAGTGATGGAAAACGGACGATTCGCTGGTTCGTTAAGTGCCGCATCCGATAACCGAATCGATAGTCTTTCAAAATTAGCAACAACGATCCAAGATGAAGGACCAAAAGCTATTTTGCAAATTTTCCATGTGGGCCGACTTGGATCCAGAAGGACTTTAAGAGGTGAACAACCGGTTAGTGCAAGTGCAGTAGCTTTGGATGTTGCAGGAGCAGAAGTACCAAGAGCGTTATCCGACGCAGAAGTACACGAACTAGTTGATGCATTTGGACAAGCGACTAGAAGAGCGATCCAAGCTGGATTTGATGGGATCGAATTACATGGGGCAAATAATTACATGATCCAACAATTTTTCTCACCACATTCGAATCGTCGTGAAGATCATTGGGGAGGATCACTTGAAAAGCGTATGAACTTTCCTTTGGCAGTCGTCCAAGCTGCAAAAAAAGCCATTCAAACTTATGCTGAAAAACCATTTATTTTTGGGTACCGTATTTCTCCTGAAGAAATAAAAGAACCCGGTATCACAATAGATGATACCCTTCAGCTTGTGGCTAAATTGAAAGAGCAAGGATTAGACTACATTCATGTCTCAACGAATGAATGGTCTCAAGGATCAGTTCGCAATCCAGCTGAAGCGACTCCTATTGTTCAACGTATCCAAGAATTTGTCGGAAAAGATTTCCCTATCATTGGAGTAGGGTCGATCATCACGCCGGATGATGCTTTGGAGACAATGAAATTGGGTATACCAATTGTTGCAATCGGTCGGGAATTAATTGTTGAGCCTGACTGGATCCAAAAAGTAAAATTAGGTAATGAAACAGCGATTCGTAAAAAAATCAAACCAGAGTATCGTAAAGATCTTATGTTGCCAGACGCCATGTGGGAGTACATTGAAAGCCGACCGGGTTGGTTTCCAATTGTTCATTAA
- a CDS encoding bis(5'-nucleosyl)-tetraphosphatase, producing MKQEKSCGAIIVTKGIEPPKFLLIKHHNGGHWAFPKGHVEGTETEEETALREIMEETHLTVELDTHFRHVVHYSPYEGTVKDVIYFIAYAAEQAIQKQEEEVLDSTWLSFEAALALITYENDRIVLEAAMNYLIKN from the coding sequence ATGAAACAAGAGAAATCATGCGGGGCCATAATTGTCACAAAAGGAATAGAACCGCCAAAATTTTTATTGATCAAACACCACAATGGAGGACATTGGGCTTTTCCAAAAGGACATGTAGAAGGAACGGAAACGGAAGAAGAAACTGCACTACGAGAGATCATGGAAGAAACGCATCTAACGGTTGAACTAGATACTCATTTTAGACACGTTGTTCACTACTCACCATATGAAGGCACTGTAAAAGACGTGATTTATTTTATTGCGTATGCTGCTGAACAAGCTATTCAAAAACAAGAAGAAGAAGTCCTAGACAGTACTTGGTTAAGTTTCGAAGCAGCCTTGGCTCTCATTACTTATGAAAATGATCGGATCGTCCTCGAAGCGGCCATGAATTACCTCATTAAAAATTAG
- a CDS encoding Hsp20/alpha crystallin family protein, with protein MSNLFPAGRDFMNFSKNFFEDPFDHLLPSTANFNVDIRDEDDAYIVEAELPGMAKEAIQLKYEDNVLSIGATQETSKDEKDDKGNYIRRERSTKSYSRQFLLKNVKDEDIVAAFENGILTVTLPKKVSDENDPKQIEIH; from the coding sequence ATGAGTAATTTATTTCCAGCAGGACGTGATTTCATGAATTTTAGTAAGAATTTTTTCGAAGATCCTTTTGACCACTTATTACCAAGCACAGCGAATTTCAATGTAGATATTCGGGATGAAGACGATGCTTATATCGTAGAAGCTGAATTACCTGGGATGGCTAAAGAGGCTATTCAATTGAAATATGAAGACAATGTTCTGTCTATTGGGGCAACCCAAGAAACAAGTAAAGATGAAAAAGATGATAAAGGCAACTACATCCGCAGAGAACGTTCAACTAAATCGTATAGCCGCCAATTCCTATTAAAAAATGTCAAAGATGAAGACATTGTTGCAGCTTTTGAAAATGGTATTTTAACAGTAACATTACCTAAAAAAGTTTCAGATGAAAATGATCCTAAACAAATTGAAATTCACTAA
- a CDS encoding CadD family cadmium resistance transporter — MLQSIFSASAVYISTSIDYLFILLIIFSQSHTKKGLRQIYWGQYLGTGILVMVSLFAAYVLNFIPQDWIIGLLGLIPIYLGIRVAVTGEEEEEEEVAEKLEARGTSRLFWTVSLITIASGGDNLGIYIPYFASLSVSEIIIALVVFVISIALLCFISYKLAKISFVSTTLEKYERVIVPIVFIGLGVFIMVENDTLRTLLNWIN, encoded by the coding sequence TTGTTACAAAGTATTTTTTCAGCTAGTGCTGTTTATATTTCCACCAGCATTGATTATTTATTTATCTTGCTGATCATCTTTTCCCAAAGTCATACCAAAAAAGGGTTACGTCAGATTTATTGGGGCCAATATCTTGGAACAGGGATTTTAGTAATGGTAAGTTTGTTTGCAGCTTATGTGCTGAATTTTATTCCGCAAGATTGGATCATTGGTCTCCTGGGATTGATCCCGATTTACTTAGGCATCCGAGTTGCTGTAACAGGCGAAGAGGAGGAAGAAGAGGAAGTTGCTGAAAAGCTAGAAGCTAGAGGGACAAGTCGCTTGTTCTGGACAGTTTCTTTGATAACGATTGCTTCTGGTGGCGATAATCTGGGTATTTATATTCCTTACTTTGCTTCTCTATCTGTTTCAGAAATCATCATTGCCCTAGTTGTATTTGTTATCTCTATTGCTCTTCTTTGCTTTATCAGTTATAAATTGGCAAAAATTTCTTTTGTCTCGACTACTTTAGAAAAATATGAACGAGTTATTGTACCAATAGTATTTATTGGATTAGGAGTCTTTATCATGGTAGAAAATGACACATTACGAACGCTTTTAAACTGGATCAACTGA
- a CDS encoding permease prefix domain 1-containing protein, with the protein MDTIKQYVESIFVNLPRTSKMLQLKEDMLTDMEDKYRQLKAEGKSENEAIGAVLSEFGHTDKLIAEYHSETESEQTDDHSVYLSETQVEAFMQHRSKYGMAIGAGVALCILAPAIMILFREVAILVFSSAAMENIDILSVIPLFIFIAIAVGIFIIFGSKEEQFDLNKKNIILDPDTRVNLNREMKDFKPSFAKAIASGVILCILAPISLLLAVVLLGEDSAWSVIFLLGFVAVGVFLFVFYGTLNSTYEKLLSIGDYKPERVIASKLTDTIAGVIFPSATAVYLFLGFVYNAWGTAWIIFPITGILFAAFSSLYQGFIETKRKK; encoded by the coding sequence ATGGACACAATAAAGCAATATGTCGAATCGATTTTTGTTAATTTACCCCGGACTTCTAAAATGCTGCAGCTTAAAGAGGATATGCTCACTGATATGGAAGATAAATATCGTCAACTAAAAGCAGAGGGTAAAAGTGAAAATGAAGCCATTGGTGCAGTTTTATCTGAATTTGGCCATACTGATAAACTTATTGCAGAGTATCATTCAGAAACTGAATCAGAACAAACTGATGACCATTCCGTTTATTTGTCAGAAACACAAGTTGAAGCGTTTATGCAGCACCGATCCAAGTATGGAATGGCCATTGGAGCTGGTGTTGCTCTTTGTATTTTAGCTCCGGCTATCATGATTTTATTCCGTGAAGTTGCCATTCTAGTTTTTTCTTCAGCAGCTATGGAAAATATTGATATATTATCAGTTATTCCACTTTTTATTTTTATTGCTATCGCTGTTGGCATTTTCATCATTTTTGGGTCGAAGGAAGAACAATTTGATCTTAATAAAAAAAATATCATTCTTGATCCCGATACGCGTGTCAACTTGAATCGAGAAATGAAAGATTTCAAGCCTAGTTTTGCGAAGGCCATTGCTTCTGGTGTGATCCTTTGTATTTTAGCTCCCATTTCGTTACTGCTAGCGGTTGTTCTTTTAGGTGAAGATAGCGCTTGGTCTGTCATTTTCCTATTGGGTTTTGTAGCTGTTGGTGTTTTCCTATTTGTCTTTTATGGCACTCTGAATTCCACCTATGAAAAGCTGCTCTCAATTGGTGATTATAAACCTGAAAGAGTCATTGCTAGCAAACTGACCGATACGATTGCAGGGGTTATCTTTCCATCAGCTACAGCTGTTTATTTATTCTTAGGTTTTGTTTACAATGCTTGGGGTACGGCTTGGATCATTTTTCCAATAACCGGTATCCTCTTCGCCGCTTTCTCTTCACTCTACCAAGGTTTTATTGAAACAAAACGAAAAAAATAA
- the pepF gene encoding oligoendopeptidase F, with amino-acid sequence MAQEELKNRSEVSEALTWDLTGLYPTKEAFEAAVEDMKAAVKQFSTTYEGNLTDAKMICTALKQYSEIMQTADWTNHYAFLPAATDLTNPENTQLSRSMDNVLAEIGAQLSFFDSELKAVDTTVLDQVEKEEPQFASFIRHIKEDKSIQLDPKVEKALAQLSPVLGAPEAIYEQARLADMDFGTFNAAGKDYPLSFVLYEDLYMYHADTTIRRAAFDKFSAVLSDYQNVVAAAYYTQVQKEKTIATMRGFDSVIDYLLYDQEVDRTLYNRQIDSIMNDLAPVMQKYISHVKEVNGLDKMTYADLKIDLDADYSSKITVEQSKEVVVDALSVLGQDYVDRIMKAYPERWVDFVQNKGKSTGGFCTSPYGKHPYILMSWNNQLSDVYTLIHEIGHAGQGMLSGENNALLGSEPSLYLIEAPSTFNELLLTESLRRKSDAPREQRFALSNMISNTYFHNFITHLLEAAYQREVYQLIDEGKSFDAAALSDIKRSVLNKFWGDAVEINPGAELTWMRQSHYYMGLYSYTYSAGLTIATQAFLRIKELGQPAVEEWLEFLALGDQYRPAPAAKIAGVDITTDKPLSDTIHYLDESVDKIIALTKEITI; translated from the coding sequence ATGGCACAAGAAGAATTGAAAAACAGATCTGAGGTCTCCGAAGCATTAACGTGGGATCTCACAGGTTTATACCCAACTAAAGAAGCCTTTGAAGCTGCAGTAGAAGATATGAAAGCAGCGGTCAAGCAATTCAGTACGACTTATGAAGGAAATTTAACGGATGCTAAAATGATCTGCACGGCTTTAAAACAATACAGTGAAATCATGCAAACGGCAGACTGGACAAATCATTATGCCTTTTTACCAGCTGCTACTGATTTGACCAATCCTGAAAATACCCAATTGTCTCGTTCCATGGACAATGTATTAGCAGAAATTGGTGCTCAATTATCCTTTTTTGATTCTGAATTAAAAGCAGTGGATACGACTGTTTTAGACCAAGTTGAAAAAGAAGAACCTCAATTTGCGTCTTTTATTCGTCACATCAAAGAAGACAAATCAATTCAATTGGACCCTAAAGTTGAAAAAGCCTTAGCACAACTTTCACCAGTCCTTGGTGCACCTGAAGCCATATACGAACAAGCACGCTTGGCAGATATGGATTTTGGAACATTTAATGCTGCTGGGAAAGACTACCCATTGAGTTTTGTCTTATACGAAGACTTGTACATGTATCATGCAGACACTACTATTCGACGTGCAGCATTTGATAAATTTTCAGCAGTCCTTAGCGATTACCAAAATGTTGTAGCAGCAGCTTATTATACACAAGTCCAAAAAGAAAAAACAATTGCTACTATGCGTGGTTTTGATTCAGTTATTGACTATCTTTTGTACGATCAAGAGGTTGACCGCACATTATACAACCGTCAAATCGACAGCATTATGAATGATCTAGCTCCTGTTATGCAAAAGTACATCAGCCATGTGAAAGAAGTAAATGGGTTGGACAAAATGACCTATGCTGATTTGAAAATCGACTTGGATGCCGATTATTCATCAAAAATCACGGTTGAGCAGTCAAAAGAGGTCGTAGTAGATGCACTGAGTGTCTTAGGGCAAGATTACGTTGATCGGATCATGAAAGCTTATCCAGAACGCTGGGTAGATTTTGTTCAAAATAAAGGGAAATCGACTGGTGGATTCTGTACGTCTCCATATGGCAAACACCCTTATATTTTAATGTCATGGAACAACCAATTATCTGACGTTTACACATTGATCCATGAGATAGGACATGCTGGTCAAGGGATGCTCTCTGGCGAAAACAATGCCCTTTTAGGATCAGAACCATCGCTTTACTTGATTGAAGCTCCATCAACATTCAATGAATTATTATTAACAGAATCTTTAAGACGCAAAAGTGATGCTCCTCGTGAACAACGCTTTGCCTTGTCTAATATGATTTCTAACACGTACTTCCATAACTTCATTACACATTTATTGGAAGCTGCTTATCAACGAGAAGTTTATCAACTGATCGATGAAGGCAAAAGTTTCGATGCAGCGGCATTAAGCGACATTAAACGATCTGTATTGAATAAATTCTGGGGAGATGCAGTTGAAATCAATCCAGGAGCAGAATTAACGTGGATGCGCCAAAGCCATTATTATATGGGATTGTATTCTTACACATACTCTGCCGGGTTAACGATCGCGACTCAAGCATTTTTACGCATCAAAGAACTGGGCCAACCAGCAGTAGAAGAGTGGTTGGAATTCCTAGCTTTAGGTGATCAATACCGTCCAGCTCCAGCTGCTAAAATTGCAGGTGTTGACATCACGACTGATAAACCTTTATCTGATACGATCCACTATTTAGATGAATCCGTTGATAAGATCATTGCATTGACCAAAGAGATTACGATTTAA